Proteins encoded together in one Streptomyces umbrinus window:
- a CDS encoding phosphatidylinositol mannoside acyltransferase, giving the protein MKDQLAYAAYAAGWGAVKKLPEPVAVRLGRTIADIAWKRRGKGVRRLESNYARVLPDASPERLTELSRAGMRSYLRYWMESFRLPAWSKERIKGGFDAKDIHNLTDALASGKGVIVALPHLANWDLAGAWVTTKLETPFTTVAERLEPAKLYDRFVAYRESLGMEVLPHSGGTAFGTLARRLRDGGLVCLVAERDLSASGVEVKFFGDATRMPAGPALLAQQTGALLLPVTLWYDDSPVMRGRVHPPVDVPESGSRAEKTSVMTQALADAFATGIADHPEDWHMLQRLWLADLEPRSGPAEGEQP; this is encoded by the coding sequence CTGAAGGACCAGCTGGCGTACGCGGCGTACGCGGCGGGCTGGGGAGCCGTCAAGAAGCTCCCCGAGCCCGTCGCCGTACGCCTGGGCCGGACCATCGCCGACATCGCCTGGAAGCGGCGCGGCAAGGGCGTACGACGCCTCGAATCCAACTACGCGCGCGTGCTGCCCGACGCGAGCCCCGAGCGGCTCACCGAACTCTCCAGGGCCGGCATGCGCTCGTACCTGCGCTACTGGATGGAATCCTTCCGGCTGCCCGCCTGGAGCAAGGAACGCATCAAGGGCGGCTTCGACGCGAAGGACATCCACAACCTCACCGACGCGCTCGCCTCCGGCAAGGGCGTCATCGTCGCGCTGCCGCACCTGGCCAACTGGGACCTCGCCGGTGCCTGGGTCACCACCAAGCTGGAGACGCCGTTCACGACGGTCGCCGAGCGGCTGGAGCCGGCGAAGCTCTACGACCGGTTCGTCGCCTACCGCGAGAGCCTCGGCATGGAGGTTCTGCCGCACAGCGGCGGCACCGCGTTCGGCACGCTGGCCCGGCGACTGCGCGACGGCGGGCTCGTCTGTCTGGTCGCCGAGCGGGATCTGTCCGCCTCCGGGGTCGAGGTCAAGTTCTTCGGAGACGCCACCCGGATGCCCGCGGGCCCGGCGCTGCTCGCCCAGCAGACCGGTGCGCTGCTCCTGCCGGTGACACTCTGGTACGACGACTCGCCCGTGATGCGGGGCCGGGTCCATCCGCCCGTCGACGTCCCCGAGTCAGGTAGCCGGGCCGAGAAGACGTCTGTCATGACGCAGGCGCTGGCCGACGCCTTCGCCACGGGTATCGCCGACCATCCGGAGGACTGGCACATGCTGCAGCGCTTGTGGCTCGCCGACCTGGAGCCCCGCTCCGGGCCGGCCGAGGGGGAACAGCCGTGA
- the pdxT gene encoding pyridoxal 5'-phosphate synthase glutaminase subunit PdxT, giving the protein MTDVPVVGVLALQGDVREHLVALAAADAVGRAVRRPEELAEVDGLVIPGGESTTISKLAVLFGLMEPLRARVRAGMPVYGTCAGMIMLADKILDPRSGQETIGGIDMIVRRNAFGRQNESFEATVDVKGVEGDPVEGVFIRAPWVESVGAEAEVLAEHDGHIVAVRQGNALATSFHPELIGDHRVHGLFVEMVRANLAAGS; this is encoded by the coding sequence ATGACCGATGTACCTGTCGTAGGTGTCCTGGCTCTCCAGGGCGACGTACGGGAGCACCTGGTCGCCCTGGCCGCGGCGGACGCCGTGGGCAGGGCGGTGCGGCGCCCCGAGGAACTCGCCGAGGTCGACGGACTCGTCATCCCCGGCGGCGAGTCCACCACCATCTCCAAACTGGCCGTCCTGTTCGGCCTGATGGAACCCCTGCGCGCGCGCGTGCGGGCCGGTATGCCCGTCTACGGCACCTGCGCGGGCATGATCATGCTCGCCGACAAGATCCTCGACCCGCGCTCGGGCCAGGAGACCATCGGCGGCATCGACATGATCGTGCGCCGCAACGCCTTCGGACGGCAGAACGAGTCCTTCGAGGCGACGGTCGACGTGAAGGGCGTTGAGGGCGATCCTGTGGAGGGCGTCTTCATTCGCGCTCCCTGGGTCGAGTCCGTGGGTGCGGAGGCAGAGGTGCTGGCCGAGCACGACGGCCACATCGTCGCCGTACGTCAGGGCAACGCGCTCGCCACGTCGTTCCACCCGGAACTGATCGGCGACCACCGCGTGCACGGCCTGTTCGTCGAGATGGTGCGCGCGAACCTGGCTGCGGGGTCCTAG
- the pdxS gene encoding pyridoxal 5'-phosphate synthase lyase subunit PdxS: MSSTLSTPAQPTDTPATGTARVKRGMAEQLKGGVIMDVVTPEQAKIAEDAGAVAVMALERVPADIRKDGGVARMSDPDMIEGIIEAVSIPVMAKSRIGHFVEAQVLQSLGVDYIDESEVLTPADEVNHSDKWAFTTPFVCGATNLGEALRRIAEGAAMIRSKGEAGTGNVVEAVRHLRQIKNEIARLRGYDNNELYAAAKELRAPYEIVKEVAELGKLPVVLFSAGGVATPADAALMRQLGAEGVFVGSGIFKSGDPAKRAAAIVKATTFYDDPKIIAEASRNLGEAMVGINCDTLPEAERYANRGW, encoded by the coding sequence TTGTCCAGCACGCTCTCCACTCCCGCCCAGCCCACCGACACCCCTGCCACCGGCACCGCGCGCGTGAAGCGCGGCATGGCCGAGCAGCTCAAGGGCGGCGTGATCATGGACGTCGTCACGCCGGAGCAGGCGAAGATCGCCGAGGACGCGGGCGCCGTGGCCGTCATGGCCCTGGAGCGGGTGCCTGCCGACATCCGCAAGGACGGCGGCGTGGCGCGCATGTCCGACCCCGACATGATCGAGGGCATCATCGAGGCCGTCTCCATCCCGGTGATGGCCAAGTCGCGCATCGGCCACTTCGTCGAGGCCCAGGTCCTGCAGTCCCTCGGCGTCGACTACATCGACGAGTCCGAGGTCCTCACTCCCGCCGACGAGGTCAACCACTCCGACAAGTGGGCCTTCACGACCCCCTTCGTCTGTGGCGCCACCAACCTGGGCGAGGCCCTGCGCCGCATAGCCGAGGGCGCCGCGATGATCCGCTCCAAGGGCGAGGCCGGCACCGGCAACGTCGTCGAGGCCGTCCGCCACCTGCGCCAGATCAAGAACGAGATCGCCCGGCTGCGCGGCTACGACAACAACGAGCTGTACGCCGCCGCCAAGGAACTGCGCGCCCCGTACGAGATCGTCAAGGAGGTCGCCGAGCTCGGCAAGCTCCCGGTCGTGCTGTTCTCCGCCGGTGGTGTGGCCACCCCGGCCGACGCCGCGCTGATGCGCCAGCTCGGCGCAGAGGGCGTCTTCGTCGGCTCCGGCATCTTCAAGTCCGGCGACCCGGCCAAGCGCGCCGCCGCCATCGTGAAGGCCACCACCTTCTACGACGACCCGAAGATCATCGCCGAAGCGTCCCGGAACCTCGGCGAGGCCATGGTCGGCATCAACTGCGACACCCTCCCCGAGGCCGAGCGCTACGCGAACCGCGGCTGGTAA
- a CDS encoding DUF4365 domain-containing protein yields MALAQPEQGGLLPQRTAPHRGSLATTACMETLQVGYLHAVAAAAGCSLSQPFPDNGIDWHVSHSAPGHTVDDEVTIKVQLKCTYQIPPNPPGPAFSFTLDNAHLEKLARTPVSVHKILVVMLVPRSQDDWLRAGHDRLDLRHCCYWINLAGHRITGRRRTTVRIPTSRVFDDRALCEIMTRVGTGGRP; encoded by the coding sequence ATGGCGCTCGCGCAGCCCGAGCAGGGCGGGCTGCTGCCCCAGAGGACGGCACCGCATCGAGGCTCACTGGCCACCACGGCGTGCATGGAGACACTGCAGGTCGGTTATCTGCACGCGGTCGCGGCGGCCGCGGGCTGTTCCCTGTCCCAGCCCTTTCCGGACAACGGCATCGACTGGCACGTCAGCCACAGCGCCCCCGGGCACACGGTCGACGACGAAGTCACCATCAAGGTGCAGCTCAAGTGCACGTACCAGATCCCGCCGAACCCACCGGGCCCCGCCTTCTCCTTCACGCTCGACAACGCCCACCTGGAGAAGCTGGCCCGCACCCCGGTCTCGGTGCACAAAATACTGGTCGTGATGCTGGTGCCCAGATCACAGGACGACTGGCTGCGTGCCGGCCATGACCGCCTCGATCTGCGGCACTGCTGCTACTGGATCAACCTCGCCGGACACCGGATCACCGGCCGGCGCAGGACCACCGTGCGGATTCCGACCTCTCGCGTCTTCGACGACCGCGCGCTCTGCGAGATCATGACGCGGGTCGGAACGGGAGGCAGACCGTGA
- a CDS encoding elongation factor G-like protein EF-G2 translates to MGDKANAHPGAAGRATAADHPASVRNVVLVGHSGSGKTTLVEALALTAGAVNRAGRVEDGGTVSDYDEIEHRQQRSVQLSLVPVDWDGYKINILDTPGYADFVGELRAGLRAADAALFVVSASDGVDGSTRMVWEECAAVGMPRAIVITHLESARADFDEMTRTCAEAFGADDPDAVLPLYLPLHGPQGPDGHAPVTGLIGLLSQRLFDYSSGERKESEPGPEQLPLIEEARNRLIEGIIAESEDETLMDRYLGGEELDFRTLVQDLERAVARGIFFPVLAAAPAAEGAKQGLGTVELLELVTGGFPTPLEREAPTVTTPDGKARQVKACDPDGPLVAEVVKTASDPYVGRVSMVRVFSGTLRPDETVHVSGHGLADRGHEDHDVDERIGALSAPFGKQQRALTHAIAGDLACVAKLSRAETGDTLSSKDDPLLMEPWEMPDPLLPLAIQAHSKADEDKLSQGLGRLVAEDPTMRLEQNPDTHQVVLWCLGEAHADVALERLRSRYGVQVDVVPHKVSLRETFADRSAGRGRHVKQSGGHGQYAICAIEVEPLPGGSGIEFVDKVVGGAVPRQFIPSVEKGVRAQAAKGVAAGYALIDIRITLLDGKAHSVDSSDAAFQTAGALALREAAVDARIHLLEPVAEVTVLVGDEYVGAVMSDLSGRRGRVVGTEQAGGNRTLVRAEVPEIEIGRYGVDLRSLSHGTARFNRTYARHEPMPAQLAEKIREQAQGNP, encoded by the coding sequence ATGGGCGACAAGGCGAATGCACACCCCGGAGCCGCCGGCAGGGCTACGGCGGCCGACCACCCCGCGTCCGTACGGAATGTGGTGCTGGTCGGCCACTCCGGATCGGGCAAGACGACTCTGGTGGAAGCTCTCGCGCTGACGGCGGGAGCGGTGAACAGGGCGGGCCGTGTGGAGGACGGCGGCACCGTCTCCGACTACGACGAGATCGAGCACCGGCAGCAACGCTCGGTACAGCTCTCCCTGGTACCCGTCGACTGGGACGGATACAAGATCAATATTCTCGACACACCCGGATACGCCGATTTCGTCGGCGAGTTGAGGGCCGGTCTGCGAGCGGCGGACGCGGCCCTTTTCGTCGTCTCGGCCTCGGACGGGGTGGACGGCTCGACGCGCATGGTGTGGGAGGAGTGCGCGGCGGTCGGTATGCCGCGGGCCATCGTGATCACGCACCTGGAGTCGGCCAGGGCTGACTTCGACGAGATGACGCGGACCTGCGCGGAGGCCTTCGGGGCCGACGACCCCGACGCCGTGCTGCCGCTGTACCTGCCGCTGCACGGCCCGCAGGGTCCCGACGGCCACGCGCCCGTGACGGGCCTGATCGGGCTGCTGTCGCAGCGGTTGTTCGACTACTCCTCCGGGGAGCGCAAGGAGTCCGAGCCGGGCCCCGAGCAGTTGCCGCTCATCGAGGAGGCCCGCAACCGGCTGATCGAGGGGATCATCGCCGAGAGCGAGGACGAGACCCTCATGGACCGCTATCTCGGCGGCGAGGAACTCGACTTCAGGACACTCGTGCAGGACCTGGAACGGGCCGTCGCGCGCGGGATCTTCTTCCCGGTGCTGGCCGCCGCGCCCGCCGCCGAGGGCGCCAAGCAGGGTCTCGGCACGGTGGAACTCCTGGAGCTGGTCACCGGCGGCTTCCCGACCCCGCTGGAGCGCGAGGCCCCGACGGTCACCACCCCGGACGGCAAAGCCCGCCAGGTGAAGGCCTGCGACCCGGACGGGCCGCTGGTCGCCGAGGTCGTGAAGACCGCGTCCGACCCGTACGTCGGCCGGGTGTCGATGGTCCGCGTGTTCTCCGGGACGCTGCGCCCCGACGAGACGGTGCACGTCTCCGGACACGGTCTCGCCGACCGCGGCCACGAGGACCACGACGTCGACGAGCGCATCGGCGCCCTGTCCGCGCCGTTCGGGAAGCAGCAGCGCGCCCTCACGCACGCCATCGCGGGCGACCTCGCCTGCGTGGCCAAGCTGAGCCGCGCCGAGACCGGCGACACGCTCTCCTCCAAGGACGACCCGCTGCTCATGGAGCCGTGGGAGATGCCCGACCCGCTGCTGCCCCTCGCCATCCAGGCGCACAGCAAGGCGGACGAGGACAAGCTGTCGCAGGGCCTGGGCCGTCTGGTCGCCGAGGACCCGACGATGCGGCTCGAACAGAACCCGGACACCCACCAGGTGGTCCTGTGGTGTCTGGGCGAGGCTCACGCGGACGTCGCCCTGGAGCGGCTGCGCAGCCGCTACGGCGTCCAGGTCGATGTCGTACCGCACAAGGTCTCCCTGCGGGAGACGTTCGCCGACAGGTCGGCCGGGCGCGGCCGCCATGTGAAGCAGTCGGGCGGGCACGGGCAGTACGCGATCTGCGCGATCGAGGTGGAGCCGCTGCCCGGCGGCTCCGGCATCGAGTTCGTCGACAAGGTCGTCGGCGGGGCCGTGCCCCGGCAGTTCATCCCGTCCGTCGAGAAGGGCGTGCGCGCGCAGGCCGCCAAGGGCGTGGCCGCGGGCTATGCCCTGATCGACATCCGGATCACGCTGCTCGACGGCAAGGCGCACTCCGTGGACTCCTCGGACGCCGCGTTCCAGACCGCGGGAGCGCTCGCCCTGCGGGAGGCCGCGGTCGACGCCCGGATCCATCTCCTGGAACCGGTCGCCGAGGTGACGGTCCTGGTCGGCGACGAATATGTGGGCGCCGTGATGAGCGACCTGTCCGGTCGGCGCGGCCGCGTCGTCGGCACCGAGCAGGCCGGCGGCAACCGCACGCTCGTACGGGCCGAGGTCCCCGAGATCGAGATCGGGCGGTACGGCGTCGACCTGCGCTCCCTCTCGCACGGCACCGCGCGTTTCAACCGCACATACGCCCGACACGAGCCGATGCCCGCGCAGTTGGCGGAGAAGATCCGCGAACAGGCGCAGGGAAATCCCTAG
- a CDS encoding glycosyltransferase family 4 protein, with translation MRIGIVCPYSWDVPGGVQFHIRDLADHLIGLGHDVSVLAPADDDTPLPPYVVSAGRAVPVPYNGSVARLNFGFLSAARVRRWLHDGTFDVIHIHEPASPSLGLLSCWAAQGPIVATFHTSNPRSRAMIAAYPILQPALEKISARIAVSEYARRTLVEHLGGDAVVIPNGVDVDFFAKAEPKAEWQGDTIGFVGRIDEPRKGLPVLMKALPKILAERPGTRLLVAGRGDEEEAVEKLPAELRSRVEFLGMVSDDDKARFLRSVDLYVAPNTGGESFGIILVEAMSAGAPVLASDLDAFAQVLDQGAAGELFANEDADALAASAVRLLGDPARRAELRERGSAHVRRFDWSTVGADILSVYETVTDGAAAVAADEPNEPGGLLARLGLVRD, from the coding sequence GTGAGAATCGGCATCGTCTGTCCGTACTCCTGGGACGTGCCCGGGGGAGTCCAGTTCCACATCCGCGATCTGGCGGACCATCTCATCGGCCTGGGGCACGACGTGTCCGTCCTCGCTCCGGCCGACGACGACACCCCCCTTCCGCCGTACGTCGTCTCGGCGGGCCGTGCCGTCCCGGTGCCGTACAACGGCTCGGTCGCGCGCCTCAACTTCGGGTTCCTGTCGGCCGCGCGGGTGCGGCGCTGGCTGCACGACGGCACGTTCGACGTGATCCACATCCACGAGCCGGCCTCGCCGTCCCTCGGCCTGCTCTCCTGCTGGGCCGCTCAGGGGCCGATCGTCGCCACCTTCCACACGTCGAACCCGCGGTCCCGGGCGATGATCGCCGCGTACCCGATCCTGCAGCCCGCCCTGGAGAAGATCAGCGCGCGCATCGCGGTGAGCGAGTACGCGCGGCGCACCCTCGTCGAGCACCTGGGCGGCGACGCCGTCGTCATCCCGAACGGCGTCGACGTGGACTTCTTCGCGAAGGCGGAGCCCAAGGCCGAGTGGCAGGGGGACACGATCGGCTTCGTGGGGCGTATCGACGAGCCCCGGAAGGGCCTGCCGGTCCTCATGAAGGCGCTGCCGAAGATCCTCGCCGAGCGGCCGGGGACCCGGCTCCTGGTCGCCGGGCGCGGCGACGAGGAGGAGGCCGTCGAGAAGCTCCCCGCGGAGCTGCGGTCGCGCGTCGAGTTCCTCGGCATGGTGAGCGACGACGACAAGGCGCGGTTCCTGCGCAGCGTCGACCTGTACGTCGCGCCCAACACCGGCGGCGAGAGCTTCGGGATCATCCTGGTCGAGGCCATGTCGGCGGGCGCGCCCGTGCTCGCCTCCGACCTCGACGCGTTCGCGCAGGTCCTCGACCAGGGCGCGGCGGGCGAGCTGTTCGCCAACGAGGACGCCGACGCGCTGGCCGCCTCGGCGGTACGGCTGCTCGGCGACCCGGCGCGCCGCGCGGAACTGCGCGAGCGGGGGAGCGCGCATGTGCGGCGCTTCGACTGGTCGACGGTCGGCGCGGACATCCTGTCCGTCTACGAGACGGTCACCGACGGCGCCGCCGCGGTCGCCGCCGACGAGCCCAACGAGCCGGGCGGCCTGCTGGCCCGACTCGGCCTGGTACGGGACTGA
- the thrS gene encoding threonine--tRNA ligase has protein sequence MSDVRVIIQRDSEREERVVTTGTTAAELFAGERTIVAARVAGELKDLAYEVKDGETVESVEISSEDGLSILRHSAAHVMAQAVQELFPEAKLGIGPPVKDGFYYDFDVEKPFTPEDLKAVEKKMQEIQKRGQRFSRRVVTDEAAREELADEPYKLELIGLKGSASSDDGADVEVGAGELTIYDNLDAKTGDLCWKDLCRGPHLPTTRNIPAFKLMRNAAAYWRGSEKNPMLQRIYGTAWPSKDELKAHLEFLAEAEKRDHRKLGSELDLFSIPEQIGSGLAVFHPKGGVVRRVMEDYSRRRHEEEGYEFVYTPHATKGKLFETSGHLDWYADGMYPPMQLDEGVDYYLKPMNCPMHNLIFDARGRSYRELPLRLFEFGTVYRYEKSGVVHGLTRARGFTQDDAHIYCTKEQMAEELDKTLTFVLGLLRDYGLTDFYLELSTKDPEKFVGSDEIWEEATETLRQVAEKQGLPLVPDPGGAAFYGPKISVQTKDAIGRTWQMSTVQLDFNLPERFDLEYTGPDGTKQRPVMIHRALFGSIERFFAVLLEHYAGAFPAWLAPVQAVGIPIGDAHVDYLQKFAADAKKQGLRVEVDSSSDRMQKKIRNAQKQKVPFMVIAGDEDMANGAVSFRYRDGSQENGIPLEEAIAKIAKVVEERVQV, from the coding sequence GTGTCAGACGTCCGTGTGATCATCCAACGCGATTCCGAGCGGGAAGAGCGCGTGGTGACGACGGGCACTACGGCGGCCGAGCTCTTCGCCGGTGAGCGCACCATCGTCGCGGCCCGCGTGGCGGGCGAGCTCAAGGACCTCGCGTACGAGGTGAAGGACGGCGAGACCGTCGAGAGCGTGGAGATCTCCTCCGAGGACGGTCTCAGCATCCTGCGCCACTCGGCAGCTCATGTCATGGCGCAGGCTGTGCAGGAGCTGTTCCCCGAGGCCAAGCTGGGCATCGGCCCGCCGGTCAAGGACGGTTTCTACTACGACTTCGACGTGGAGAAGCCGTTCACGCCCGAGGACCTCAAGGCCGTCGAGAAGAAGATGCAGGAGATCCAGAAGCGGGGGCAGAGGTTCTCCCGTCGCGTGGTCACCGACGAGGCCGCGCGCGAGGAGCTGGCGGACGAGCCGTACAAGCTGGAGCTGATCGGGCTGAAGGGCTCGGCTTCTTCGGACGACGGCGCGGACGTCGAGGTCGGTGCCGGTGAACTCACCATCTACGACAACCTCGACGCCAAGACCGGCGACCTGTGCTGGAAGGACCTCTGCCGCGGTCCCCACCTGCCGACCACCCGGAACATCCCGGCGTTCAAGCTGATGCGCAACGCCGCCGCCTACTGGCGGGGCAGCGAGAAGAACCCGATGCTCCAGCGCATCTACGGCACCGCGTGGCCGTCGAAGGACGAGCTGAAGGCGCACCTGGAGTTCCTCGCCGAGGCCGAGAAGCGCGACCACCGCAAGCTCGGCAGCGAGCTCGACCTGTTCTCCATCCCGGAGCAGATCGGCTCCGGCCTCGCCGTCTTCCACCCCAAGGGCGGCGTCGTCCGCCGGGTCATGGAGGACTACTCGCGGCGCCGGCACGAGGAAGAGGGCTACGAGTTCGTCTACACCCCGCACGCGACGAAGGGGAAGCTCTTCGAGACGTCCGGGCACCTGGACTGGTACGCCGACGGCATGTACCCGCCCATGCAGCTCGACGAGGGCGTGGACTACTACCTCAAGCCCATGAACTGCCCGATGCACAACCTGATCTTCGACGCGCGCGGCCGTTCCTACCGTGAACTGCCGCTGCGCCTCTTCGAGTTCGGGACCGTGTACCGGTACGAGAAGTCGGGCGTCGTGCACGGTCTGACCCGTGCCCGGGGCTTCACGCAGGACGACGCCCACATCTACTGCACCAAGGAGCAGATGGCGGAGGAGCTCGACAAGACGCTCACCTTCGTCCTCGGCCTGCTGCGGGACTACGGTCTGACCGACTTCTACCTGGAGCTCTCCACCAAGGACCCGGAGAAGTTCGTCGGCTCCGACGAGATCTGGGAGGAGGCCACCGAGACCCTGCGCCAGGTCGCCGAGAAGCAGGGCCTCCCGCTGGTCCCGGACCCGGGCGGCGCCGCGTTCTACGGCCCGAAGATCTCCGTTCAGACCAAGGACGCGATCGGCCGCACCTGGCAGATGTCGACCGTGCAGCTCGACTTCAACCTGCCGGAGCGCTTCGACCTGGAGTACACGGGCCCCGACGGCACCAAGCAGCGGCCGGTGATGATCCACCGAGCCCTGTTCGGGTCGATCGAGCGCTTCTTCGCGGTCCTCCTCGAGCACTACGCGGGCGCGTTCCCGGCATGGCTGGCGCCCGTCCAGGCGGTCGGCATCCCGATCGGCGACGCGCACGTGGACTACCTGCAGAAGTTCGCCGCCGACGCGAAGAAGCAGGGCCTGCGGGTCGAGGTCGACTCGTCCTCCGACCGTATGCAGAAGAAGATCCGCAACGCCCAGAAGCAGAAGGTCCCGTTCATGGTCATCGCGGGCGACGAGGACATGGCCAACGGCGCTGTCTCCTTCCGCTACCGCGACGGCTCCCAGGAGAACGGCATCCCGCTCGAAGAGGCCATCGCGAAGATCGCGAAGGTGGTCGAGGAGCGGGTGCAGGTCTGA
- the pgsA gene encoding phosphatidylinositol phosphate synthase, with amino-acid sequence MGQPAASRGRAATPTLGKAMLNKYARAFFTRVLTPFAAFLIRRGVSPDTVTLLGTAGVMAGALVFFPRGELFWGTIVITLFVFSDLVDGNMARQLGRSSRWGAFLDSTLDRVADSAIFGGFALWYAGGGDDNVLCAVSIFCLASGQVVSYTKARGESIGLPVAVNGLVERAERLVISLVAAGLAGFHKTFGVPGIEILLPIALWIVAVGSVVTLIQRVVTVRRESAEADAAAEASPSATTSPDNASQSSEATP; translated from the coding sequence ATGGGCCAGCCGGCGGCCAGCAGGGGCCGCGCGGCCACACCGACCCTCGGGAAGGCCATGCTGAACAAGTACGCGCGTGCATTCTTCACGCGTGTCCTCACACCGTTCGCCGCGTTTCTCATCCGCCGGGGGGTAAGCCCCGACACGGTCACCCTCCTGGGCACGGCCGGAGTGATGGCGGGCGCACTGGTCTTCTTCCCCAGGGGAGAACTCTTCTGGGGCACGATCGTCATCACGCTGTTCGTGTTCTCGGACCTCGTCGACGGCAACATGGCCCGCCAGCTGGGCCGCTCCAGCCGCTGGGGCGCCTTCCTCGACTCGACGCTCGACCGGGTCGCCGACAGCGCGATCTTCGGCGGATTCGCACTCTGGTACGCGGGCGGTGGCGACGACAACGTCCTGTGCGCCGTCTCGATCTTCTGCCTGGCCAGCGGTCAGGTGGTGTCGTACACCAAGGCCCGCGGCGAGTCGATCGGACTGCCCGTCGCCGTCAACGGCCTCGTCGAGCGCGCCGAGCGCCTGGTGATCTCGCTGGTCGCGGCCGGTCTGGCGGGCTTCCACAAGACCTTCGGCGTGCCCGGTATCGAGATCCTGCTGCCCATCGCGCTGTGGATCGTCGCCGTCGGCAGTGTCGTCACGCTGATCCAGCGCGTCGTCACGGTCCGCCGGGAGTCCGCCGAGGCGGATGCCGCGGCCGAGGCCTCTCCCTCCGCCACCACCTCGCCGGACAACGCCTCGCAGAGCAGCGAGGCCACACCGTGA
- a CDS encoding potassium channel family protein: MDDDSRTTRWEHRAEVPLAVASMLFLTSYAIHVLAHGLPDAWRDLCLAVTLGSWAMFAVDYAVRWRLSGQGHRFVRTHWLDTVVLVLPLLRPVRVVKVYEAVQRRQGRPRLSLHARVITYAGLSVALLGFAGALAVYQQEHAAPGATIRTFGDSVWWTCSTLATVGYGDVTPVTAAGRVIAVGLMACGLALLGAVTGSFSAWLLQVFSSEDERGAAAPVPDDRPAAPPVDHERPPES, translated from the coding sequence ATGGACGACGACAGCCGCACGACCCGCTGGGAACACCGCGCGGAGGTCCCGCTCGCCGTGGCCTCGATGCTGTTCCTCACCTCGTACGCGATCCATGTCCTCGCCCACGGTCTGCCCGACGCGTGGCGGGACCTGTGTCTCGCGGTGACCCTGGGGAGCTGGGCGATGTTCGCCGTGGACTACGCCGTGCGCTGGCGGCTGAGCGGCCAGGGCCACCGCTTCGTACGGACGCACTGGCTGGACACGGTCGTCCTGGTCCTGCCCCTGCTGCGTCCCGTGCGCGTGGTCAAGGTGTACGAGGCCGTCCAGCGTCGGCAGGGACGGCCGCGGCTCTCCCTGCACGCGCGCGTGATCACGTACGCGGGCCTCTCGGTGGCCCTGCTCGGCTTCGCGGGCGCGCTCGCCGTGTACCAGCAGGAGCACGCGGCGCCGGGCGCGACGATCCGCACGTTCGGGGACTCGGTGTGGTGGACCTGCTCCACGCTCGCGACCGTGGGATACGGCGACGTGACTCCCGTGACGGCCGCCGGACGCGTGATCGCGGTGGGCCTGATGGCCTGCGGGCTCGCGCTGCTCGGCGCGGTGACGGGGTCGTTCTCGGCGTGGCTGCTGCAGGTGTTCTCGAGCGAGGACGAGCGCGGGGCAGCGGCCCCCGTGCCGGACGATCGCCCCGCCGCGCCCCCTGTGGACCACGAGAGGCCCCCGGAGAGCTGA
- a CDS encoding HIT family protein, which translates to MLHHMTSEPEQQIGVGTQDAFQRLWTPHRMAYIQGENKPTGPGADDGCPFCSIPAKSDEDGLVIKRGEQVYAVLNLYPYNGGHLMVVPYRHVADYTDLTVAETAELGELTKQAMTALRAASGAHGFNIGMNQGTVAGAGIAAHLHQHIVPRWGGDTNFMPVVGHTRVLPQLLADTRKMLAEAWPTA; encoded by the coding sequence ATGCTGCACCACATGACGAGTGAGCCGGAGCAGCAGATCGGAGTCGGCACACAGGACGCGTTCCAGCGCCTGTGGACGCCCCACCGGATGGCGTACATCCAGGGCGAGAACAAGCCCACCGGTCCCGGGGCCGACGACGGCTGCCCGTTCTGCTCGATCCCGGCCAAGTCCGACGAGGACGGGCTCGTCATCAAGCGTGGCGAGCAGGTCTACGCGGTGCTCAACCTGTACCCGTACAACGGCGGGCACCTGATGGTCGTGCCCTACCGGCACGTCGCGGACTACACCGACCTGACCGTGGCGGAGACCGCCGAGCTCGGCGAGCTGACGAAGCAGGCTATGACCGCGCTGCGGGCCGCCTCCGGTGCGCACGGGTTCAACATCGGGATGAACCAGGGCACGGTCGCGGGCGCCGGCATCGCCGCCCACCTCCACCAGCACATCGTGCCCCGCTGGGGCGGCGACACCAACTTCATGCCGGTGGTCGGGCACACGCGGGTACTGCCCCAACTGCTCGCGGACACGAGGAAGATGCTCGCGGAAGCTTGGCCGACAGCCTGA